Proteins encoded within one genomic window of Microbacterium sp. zg-B185:
- a CDS encoding TIGR01777 family oxidoreductase, with the protein MPEPAARTRRIVVAGASGLIGSALVASLRADGIRVTTLVRRPAEMADEIEWLTDASPLDPAVLDGADAVVGLNGASIGRFPWTSGYKNTLLWSRITPARALARAVRELGTDAPAFLSASAVGYYGSAPGRVLTERSPRGETFLADLCGEWEAAALGAGSRARVALMRTAPVVHPEGVLKPLVLLTRLGVAGPIAGGQQKWPWISLADEVRGIRHLLDADIEGPVNLVGPNPANANDLGFALAMRMNRPFVVPAPAWALRLVLGADATEGLLTGDAAVLPVVLGESGFRFTSETVEEAVDAAVPAPPD; encoded by the coding sequence TTGCCTGAACCGGCTGCCCGGACGCGCCGGATCGTCGTGGCCGGCGCATCCGGACTGATCGGGTCCGCCCTGGTCGCCAGCCTCCGCGCGGACGGGATCCGGGTCACCACCCTCGTGCGCCGTCCCGCGGAGATGGCCGACGAGATCGAATGGCTGACCGACGCGTCGCCGCTCGATCCGGCTGTCCTGGATGGCGCAGACGCGGTGGTCGGGCTGAACGGGGCATCGATCGGCCGATTCCCGTGGACCTCCGGCTACAAGAACACGCTGCTGTGGTCGCGGATCACGCCGGCGCGCGCCCTCGCACGCGCTGTGCGTGAACTGGGCACCGACGCCCCCGCGTTCCTGTCGGCCTCCGCCGTGGGCTACTACGGGTCAGCACCCGGCCGGGTGCTGACCGAGAGATCCCCGCGCGGGGAGACGTTCCTCGCCGACCTGTGCGGGGAGTGGGAGGCAGCGGCGCTGGGTGCCGGGTCGCGTGCGCGCGTGGCGCTGATGCGCACGGCGCCCGTGGTGCATCCGGAGGGCGTACTGAAACCGCTCGTGCTGCTCACCCGTCTGGGTGTGGCCGGCCCGATCGCCGGCGGACAGCAGAAATGGCCCTGGATCTCGCTCGCGGACGAGGTGCGCGGCATCCGTCATCTCCTGGACGCCGACATCGAGGGTCCGGTGAATCTCGTCGGTCCGAACCCCGCGAACGCGAACGACCTCGGCTTCGCGCTGGCGATGCGGATGAACCGGCCGTTCGTCGTGCCCGCACCGGCCTGGGCGCTCAGGCTCGTGCTCGGCGCCGACGCGACCGAGGGGCTGCTGACCGGCGATGCCGCCGTGCTCCCGGTCGTGTTGGGCGAATCCGGATTCCGCTTCACCTCCGAGACGGTCGAAGAGGCTGTGGATGCCGCGGTGCCCGCACCGCCGGACTAG
- a CDS encoding OsmC family protein → MTVTSEAKTVWKGGLTDGSGTVAFQSSGIGTFDINWKARSEGSTSFTTPEELIAAAHASCFSMAFSNGLAQNGTPPESIETTASVTFKPGTGITGSHLNVNAVVPGLGQEDFDRIAADAKVNCPVSQALAGIEITLEATLA, encoded by the coding sequence ATGACCGTCACGAGCGAAGCCAAAACCGTCTGGAAGGGCGGTTTGACCGATGGATCCGGCACGGTCGCGTTCCAGTCCTCCGGCATCGGCACGTTCGATATCAACTGGAAGGCGCGCAGCGAAGGCTCCACATCGTTCACCACGCCCGAAGAGCTGATCGCCGCCGCCCACGCCTCGTGCTTCAGCATGGCGTTCTCGAACGGGCTGGCGCAGAACGGCACCCCGCCGGAGTCGATCGAGACGACGGCGTCCGTGACCTTCAAGCCCGGCACCGGGATCACCGGAAGCCACCTGAACGTCAACGCCGTCGTGCCCGGACTGGGCCAGGAGGATTTCGACCGCATCGCGGCCGATGCCAAGGTCAACTGCCCCGTCTCGCAGGCCCTCGCGGGCATCGAGATCACTCTCGAGGCGACGCTTGCCTGA
- a CDS encoding DUF4395 domain-containing protein, translating into MSDRTAGDPRGLDPRGPRFAAGITSLLLLVDVLLGLTGLSTRRGGAGFGWYAYAPLSNTTFTPEGWAIHSATLAQRALDPAFLLLVVLALLFLWGVLSPRTAPWGAVYRRLVQPRLSPPADLEDPRPPRFAQGVGLVVVMIGLVLHLGGVPWALPIAAAAAFVAAFLNAVFGLYLGCRLYLLLQRAGIVGRARPSAA; encoded by the coding sequence GTGTCTGACCGAACGGCCGGGGACCCGCGGGGCCTCGATCCCCGCGGCCCCCGCTTCGCGGCCGGCATCACATCGCTGCTCCTGCTCGTCGACGTGCTGCTGGGTCTGACCGGGCTGTCCACCCGGCGCGGCGGCGCAGGCTTCGGCTGGTACGCCTACGCGCCACTGTCGAATACGACGTTCACGCCGGAGGGCTGGGCGATTCACTCGGCCACCCTCGCACAGCGCGCACTGGATCCGGCGTTCCTGCTTCTGGTCGTGCTCGCACTGCTCTTCCTGTGGGGTGTGCTGTCCCCGCGTACGGCACCGTGGGGCGCGGTGTATCGCAGACTCGTCCAGCCGCGATTGAGTCCGCCCGCCGATCTGGAGGATCCCCGGCCCCCACGATTCGCGCAGGGAGTGGGCCTGGTGGTGGTGATGATCGGTCTCGTGCTGCACCTGGGCGGGGTTCCGTGGGCGCTGCCGATCGCGGCCGCGGCCGCCTTCGTCGCGGCTTTCCTGAATGCCGTCTTCGGGCTCTACCTGGGCTGCCGGCTGTACCTGCTGCTCCAGCGTGCGGGCATCGTGGGGCGTGCGCGTCCCTCCGCGGCCTGA
- a CDS encoding thioredoxin family protein, with protein MTLVPALIGLALLLAVTVALGVFVRWRQGRPRRDIPHEIVQPARLGAEALGRTATLLQFSTDLCSRCPGVHRTLASVAEAHDGVLHLDVDVTHRPDIAKHFNILQTPTTLVLDGDGAVQTRFGGSPNRDVLELELNRLTGQPASV; from the coding sequence GTGACCCTCGTTCCCGCCCTCATCGGCCTCGCGCTGCTTCTCGCCGTGACGGTCGCGCTGGGTGTGTTCGTCAGATGGCGCCAGGGTCGCCCCCGGCGGGATATCCCGCACGAGATCGTCCAGCCCGCGCGTCTGGGTGCTGAAGCGCTCGGCCGGACGGCGACGCTGCTGCAGTTCAGCACGGACCTCTGCTCGCGCTGCCCGGGCGTGCACCGCACGCTCGCCTCGGTCGCCGAAGCCCACGACGGCGTCCTGCACCTGGACGTCGACGTGACCCACCGGCCGGACATCGCGAAGCACTTCAACATCCTGCAGACCCCGACGACCCTCGTGCTGGACGGTGACGGCGCGGTGCAGACCCGGTTCGGCGGCAGCCCCAACCGTGACGTCCTGGAGCTGGAGCTCAACCGCCTGACCGGGCAGCCGGCGAGTGTCTGA
- a CDS encoding thymidylate synthase, with protein sequence MSATTPNPYEDLLRDVLEHGAIKTDRTGTGTRSVFGRQLNFDLSQGFPLVTTKRVHMKSIVYELLWFLRGESNVSWLQEHGVTIWDEWADAAGELGPVYGVQWRSWPTASGETIDQIAGVIDEIRRNPDSRRLIVSAWNPADIPDMALAPCHALFQFYVADGRLSCQLYQRSADLFLGVPFNIASYALLTHMVAQQTGLAVGDFVWTGGDCHIYDNHIEQVRQQLEREPFPPPTLRITRTPDSIFEYEYDDFVIEDYQHHPAIRGAVAV encoded by the coding sequence ATGTCTGCGACCACCCCGAACCCCTACGAAGACCTGCTGCGCGACGTGCTCGAGCACGGTGCGATCAAGACGGATCGCACCGGCACCGGTACGCGCAGTGTGTTCGGCCGGCAGCTGAACTTCGACCTGTCCCAGGGGTTTCCGCTGGTGACGACCAAGCGCGTGCACATGAAGTCGATCGTGTACGAGCTGCTCTGGTTCCTCCGCGGCGAGTCGAACGTGTCGTGGCTGCAGGAGCACGGCGTCACGATCTGGGACGAGTGGGCCGATGCCGCAGGCGAGCTCGGCCCGGTGTACGGGGTGCAGTGGCGTTCGTGGCCGACCGCGTCCGGAGAGACGATCGATCAGATCGCGGGCGTCATCGACGAGATCCGCCGCAATCCCGACTCCCGCCGCCTGATCGTCTCCGCCTGGAACCCGGCGGACATCCCGGACATGGCACTGGCGCCCTGCCACGCGCTGTTCCAGTTCTACGTGGCCGATGGGCGACTCTCCTGTCAGCTCTACCAGCGCAGCGCCGACCTCTTCCTGGGCGTTCCGTTCAACATCGCCTCTTACGCCCTGCTGACCCACATGGTCGCGCAGCAGACCGGGCTGGCGGTCGGGGACTTCGTGTGGACCGGGGGAGACTGCCACATCTACGACAACCACATCGAGCAGGTCAGGCAGCAGCTGGAGCGCGAGCCGTTCCCGCCGCCTACGTTGCGCATCACCCGCACACCGGACTCGATCTTCGAATACGAATACGACGACTTCGTCATCGAGGACTATCAGCACCATCCCGCGATCCGCGGCGCCGTCGCGGTATGA
- a CDS encoding dihydrofolate reductase has translation MSAASRLGLIWAEAADGVIGRDGGMPWHVPEDLAHFKAVTAGSPVVMGRKTWDSLPERFRPLPARRNIVVTRSERWSAPGAERAGSLQAALAAAAGDGPARIWLIGGGELFREGIALADRLEVTELDTTVAGDTYAPARTGWDVVSADPGRGWATSTSGIRYRFLRMERSGGS, from the coding sequence ATGAGCGCAGCCTCGAGGCTCGGCCTGATCTGGGCCGAGGCCGCGGACGGTGTCATCGGCCGCGACGGCGGTATGCCGTGGCATGTTCCGGAGGACCTCGCGCACTTCAAGGCGGTCACCGCCGGGTCGCCGGTGGTGATGGGACGCAAGACGTGGGACTCGCTGCCCGAGCGGTTCCGCCCGCTGCCGGCGCGTCGCAACATCGTGGTCACACGCAGCGAGAGGTGGTCGGCTCCCGGCGCCGAGCGCGCGGGTTCCCTGCAGGCCGCGCTGGCCGCCGCGGCCGGCGATGGTCCCGCACGGATCTGGCTGATCGGCGGCGGCGAGCTGTTCCGGGAGGGCATCGCGCTGGCGGACCGGCTCGAGGTGACCGAACTGGACACGACCGTCGCGGGCGACACCTACGCCCCCGCACGCACCGGCTGGGATGTCGTCAGCGCGGATCCCGGTCGTGGCTGGGCGACCTCCACCAGCGGCATCCGCTACCGCTTCCTGCGGATGGAGCGCAGCGGCGGGTCCTGA
- a CDS encoding YhgE/Pip domain-containing protein has protein sequence MKISHMVAAELRRLVSTPMLALALFALLCVPILYGGFYLWANQNPYDRLAEIPAAVIVLDQGAEIDGSQRNLGEEISQELLKSNTFDWTAIGEKKGEAGLIEGRFEFAIVIPKDFSADIASITGSDPERARIQLRTNDANNYLASTIGTQAVQRVQTVVAEKVVTTAAEAVLAGLAEIRAKLAEAASGASQLVSGLGTAGSGVQQLRSGAQQLADGTVQLRDGAQALASGSAQVAAGVRELDGIADEAGSLASAATARLPQLESDITQVLTDAGLSQAQIDQALAALAPVGDRIRTLDDRLQNAVGRIDELAAGADEVASGSSTLASGLDTATSGAGQLVGGVDQLGSGIGELATGAGELATGLQDGVAQVPDDDEATRQRQSAVLADPVRIDTSALAQAQNYGAGLAPFFAALAAWIGIYALFLIVKPVSRRALSAMDAPVRVTIAGWLTPALLGAVQMLGLFGVLSLALGFRFANPLAVFGLLVLASASYTWIILALNVWLGAVGQFLGLVLMVLQLVTAGGTFPWQTLPPPLAALHEVLPMGFVVDALRQVMYGGDISRVWTDIGVVLLWAAVAAVAALAGVVRMTRFFTLRDLQPSIIQ, from the coding sequence GTGAAGATCTCGCACATGGTCGCGGCCGAGCTTCGGCGCCTGGTGTCCACGCCGATGCTCGCCCTGGCGCTGTTCGCGCTGCTGTGCGTGCCCATCCTGTACGGGGGGTTCTATCTGTGGGCCAACCAGAACCCTTACGATCGGCTGGCCGAGATCCCCGCCGCGGTGATCGTGCTGGACCAGGGTGCCGAGATCGACGGCTCTCAGCGCAATCTGGGCGAGGAGATCTCGCAGGAACTGCTCAAGAGCAACACCTTCGACTGGACCGCCATCGGCGAGAAGAAGGGGGAGGCCGGTCTCATCGAGGGGCGCTTCGAGTTCGCGATCGTCATCCCGAAGGACTTCTCCGCCGACATCGCATCCATCACCGGGTCGGATCCGGAGCGTGCGCGCATCCAGCTGCGAACCAACGACGCCAACAACTACCTCGCCTCCACCATCGGCACCCAGGCGGTGCAGCGCGTGCAGACCGTCGTCGCCGAGAAGGTGGTGACCACGGCGGCGGAGGCGGTGCTGGCGGGGCTGGCGGAGATCCGCGCGAAGCTGGCGGAGGCGGCATCCGGAGCATCGCAGCTGGTCAGCGGCCTGGGCACAGCCGGTTCCGGGGTGCAACAGCTGCGTTCCGGGGCGCAGCAGCTCGCGGACGGCACCGTCCAGCTGCGCGACGGCGCGCAGGCCCTGGCCTCCGGATCCGCGCAGGTCGCGGCCGGAGTGCGCGAACTGGACGGCATCGCCGACGAGGCCGGGTCGCTGGCGTCCGCGGCGACCGCACGGCTACCGCAGCTGGAGTCCGATATCACCCAGGTGCTCACCGACGCGGGGCTCAGCCAAGCCCAGATCGATCAGGCGCTCGCGGCCCTGGCCCCGGTCGGGGACCGCATCCGCACTCTCGACGATCGGCTTCAGAACGCCGTCGGCAGGATCGACGAGCTGGCCGCCGGCGCGGACGAGGTGGCCTCCGGCTCCTCGACGCTGGCGTCCGGCCTTGACACCGCCACATCCGGAGCGGGCCAGCTGGTGGGCGGCGTGGACCAGCTCGGCAGCGGCATCGGCGAGCTGGCCACCGGGGCGGGCGAGCTGGCCACCGGCTTGCAGGACGGCGTGGCTCAGGTGCCCGATGACGATGAGGCGACCCGCCAACGGCAGAGCGCCGTGCTGGCGGATCCGGTGCGGATCGACACCAGCGCTCTGGCCCAGGCGCAGAACTACGGCGCCGGGCTGGCCCCGTTCTTCGCCGCGCTGGCGGCCTGGATCGGCATCTACGCGCTGTTCCTGATCGTCAAGCCCGTCTCGCGCCGTGCGCTGTCGGCGATGGATGCGCCGGTGCGCGTGACCATCGCGGGCTGGCTGACGCCGGCGCTGCTGGGCGCGGTCCAGATGCTCGGGCTGTTCGGGGTGCTCTCCCTCGCGCTGGGCTTCCGGTTCGCGAACCCCCTGGCGGTGTTCGGGCTGCTCGTCCTGGCCTCGGCGTCGTACACCTGGATCATCCTGGCCCTGAACGTCTGGCTGGGAGCGGTCGGCCAATTCCTCGGCCTGGTCCTGATGGTGCTGCAGCTGGTAACCGCGGGCGGCACCTTCCCCTGGCAGACGCTGCCGCCGCCGCTGGCGGCCCTTCACGAGGTGCTGCCCATGGGGTTCGTCGTCGATGCGCTGCGGCAGGTGATGTACGGCGGCGACATCTCCCGGGTCTGGACGGACATCGGCGTCGTGCTGCTGTGGGCGGCCGTCGCCGCCGTCGCGGCGCTGGCCGGCGTGGTGCGCATGACCCGCTTCTTCACCCTCCGCGACCTGCAGCCCAGCATCATCCAATGA
- a CDS encoding CrcB family protein, with protein sequence MSPLVLLAVAAAGGIGSALRFVLDSQVSQRARIAFPVGTNIINATGSLALGVVTGLVAAHTVPGPVGLIVGTGLIGGYTTFSTASLETVRLLIDGRLRAAALNGIALLAVNALLAGCGILLGLLPAA encoded by the coding sequence GTGAGCCCGCTCGTCCTCCTAGCTGTGGCGGCAGCGGGCGGGATCGGTTCGGCGCTGCGCTTCGTCCTAGACAGCCAGGTGAGCCAGCGCGCGCGGATAGCGTTCCCAGTAGGGACCAACATCATCAACGCGACCGGATCGCTTGCACTGGGCGTCGTCACCGGCCTCGTTGCAGCTCACACCGTTCCTGGCCCAGTCGGCTTGATCGTCGGCACAGGCTTGATCGGCGGATACACCACGTTCAGTACGGCAAGCCTCGAAACAGTCCGGCTCCTGATAGACGGTCGACTCCGGGCGGCCGCACTCAACGGAATAGCGTTGCTTGCCGTGAACGCACTGCTTGCCGGGTGCGGGATACTGCTCGGGCTTCTCCCGGCGGCTTAG
- a CDS encoding CrcB family protein yields the protein MPTGPLDPDTENISTPGAAMLPWRHVALVAAGGTIGTAARALIAATIPDPADYPLGIFLINVAGAFALGLVVQFLASRGPDEGHRRLTRLAVGTGLIGGFTTYSTVTVDLAQLTVSSPMMAAAYFAGTLVVGSAASYVGIIAGARLGRGAR from the coding sequence ATGCCCACCGGACCCCTCGACCCGGATACCGAGAACATCTCCACCCCCGGAGCGGCGATGCTGCCCTGGAGACACGTCGCCCTGGTCGCAGCCGGCGGAACGATCGGCACCGCCGCGCGGGCGCTGATCGCCGCGACTATTCCTGATCCGGCCGACTACCCACTCGGTATCTTCCTCATCAACGTGGCAGGGGCGTTCGCGCTCGGCCTCGTCGTCCAGTTCCTTGCATCCCGCGGACCCGACGAGGGGCACCGCCGCCTCACCCGCCTCGCGGTCGGAACCGGCCTCATCGGGGGCTTCACGACCTACAGCACCGTGACCGTCGATCTCGCGCAGCTCACCGTCTCGAGCCCCATGATGGCCGCGGCGTACTTCGCGGGGACGCTCGTCGTTGGGAGCGCGGCCTCGTACGTCGGCATCATCGCTGGTGCCCGCCTAGGAAGGGGTGCACGGTGA